One stretch of Heterodontus francisci isolate sHetFra1 unplaced genomic scaffold, sHetFra1.hap1 HAP1_SCAFFOLD_97, whole genome shotgun sequence DNA includes these proteins:
- the LOC137360208 gene encoding histone H2B 1/2-like — APKKGAKKTLNKPSTKGGKKRRKEGYSIYIYKVTKQVHPDTGISSKAMSIMNSFVNDIFERIAGEASRLAHYNKRSTICSREIQTAVRLLLPGELAKHAVLEAAKAVPKYTSSK, encoded by the coding sequence gctcctaagaagggcgccaagaaaaccttaaataaaccgtcaacaaagggcggcaagaagcggaggaaggagggttactccatctacatctacaaagtgacgaAGCAGGTgcatcccgacaccggcatctcctccaaggccatgagcatcatgaactcgtttgtgaacgatattttcgagcgcatcgcgggtgaggcttcccgcctggcccattacaacaagcgcagcaccatctgctcccgggagatccagaccgccgtgcgcctgctgctgcccggggagctggccaagcacgccgtgttggAAGCAGCAAAGGCGGtgcccaagtacaccagctccaagtaa